Sequence from the Microbacterium faecale genome:
GCTCGGCCCACCACTCCGTGAACAGCGGGCTCTGCGCGCTGAGATCCGCAACGAGCGTCTGCAGCTGAGGGTCGTGGAGATCGTCTGCGTTGGCCGCACGGAGGTGGGCGACGGCGCCGCGTGCGAGCTCTTCCCACTCGACGAAGATCTGAGAAGCACGCGGGTCTGTCATCAGGTAGCGGCATGTGTTGCGCTGCTCAGGCGCGAGGTCAGCGAAGCCGTCGTACAACGCGAGTCCTTCGTGATTCGCGGCAATCATGTTGCTGAATCGGTCCAGAACGTACGCGGGATTCGGCGCCACAGCCTGAACCAGCGCGCTCATCCGCTCGGCAAGAGCGCTGCTGCTCGCGCGCGCGTCGCGCGACGAGTTGGCAGGCGTCCCGCGCAACCGAAAGAGATGGGACTTCCCATCGTCGGTAAGGTCCAGGACGCCCGCCAGCGCGTTGATCACTGCATCGCTGGGGTGCCTCTCGCGCCCCTGCTCGAGACGGGTGTAGTAGTCGACGCTGATCCCTGCTGACGCCGCAACCTCTTCGCGCCGCAGGCCCGTTATCCGGCGCCTGCCGGCGGCGCCGTTCGTCGACGGCTGGGGCGGCACTGCCGCTCGACGAGCGCGGAGGAAGTCGCCAAGTTCGTTGGGCACGTTGCGGTTCCTTCCTGCCCCGCTCGGGTGGGTCCGGGACTCCTATGAAGAGTACGGCCTTCCGCCCTGCTGGTCGGAGTCGGGAGGGTAGGCGGAAGCATCCCTCGCGAGGAAGGTCATCCCATGACGTCATATACCCACGGTCATCACGAATCGGTTCTGCGCTCGCACCGCTCGCGCACCGCGCAGAACTCAGCCGCGTACCTTCTTCGGCTGCTGAAGCCTGCCGACCGGCTTCTCGACGTAGGTGCCGGACCTGGCACAATTACGGCCGACCTTGCCGAGCTCGTTCTCGAGGTCACTGCGACCGAGATCGGCGAGGAGGAGCTGACGCTCACCCGCGCGACTGCAGCCGAACGCGGAAGCACGAACATCGACTTCCGAACCGCCGACACTCATGCACTCCCGTTTGATGACGACACATTCGATGTCACGCATGCACATCAGGTGCTGCAGCACGTCGCCGACCCGGTGCGGGCTATGCGGGAGATGGCGCGTGTCACGAAGCCGGGCGGCATCGTCGCCGTGCGTGACAGCGACCACGCCGGTTTCTGCTGGTGGCCGCAACTTCCCGCCCTGGACAAGTGGCTGAGCTTGTACCGCACGGCAGCACGCGCCAACGGAGGCGAGCCGGATGCCGGGCGCCGGCTGCTCTCCTGGGCGCACGCAGCTGGCCTCAACGACGCCACCGCCACGTCGAGCACCTGGTGCTACGCCAACCCGACTGAGCGCGCCTGGTGGGGAAGCATGTGGGCCGACCGCATCCTGAACTCCGCGATCGCGCGGCAGCTCATCGACTCAGGCTTTGCCGCGCAAGCCGAACTTCAGGAGATTAGCGACGCGTGGAAGGAGTGGGCAGCCGACGAGGACGGCTGGATCTCTATCCTCCATGGCGAGATCGTCTGCCGAGTCCCGCCAACTGCGGGGTGAGTGTAGCAACACCTGCGGGTCGCACGCGGCGCTGAGGGGCCGGTGGTTCCTCGCGCAGATCAGGGCGGGAGAGTGCATTCAACGAGAACATGTCGGCTTCTGATGGTTGACCGGGTTATCGGTTCCTTCACTATCTGCTCGGTCAACGAACCCAGTAGTCCCAGGTGTTTGCGCCAGCTCGGAATCCGTAGTGTTCGAGCATGGCGACGGCTTCCGGGAAATTACGGGCCACCGCATCCGGTGTGTGAGCGTCGCTTCCAAAGGTCACAGCGCGGCCACCTTCCTCGGCCCACCACTGGGGCACCCACGACCACAGACGGCCGGTGTTCATCTCGAGCGCGCGTCCCCTCTCTGCGATCGACCGCATCGCCCGACGAAATCCTTCCTCGAACGCTCGGGGATCGAACGGGCCGAGATCCCACGTCGGCCATGTGCGCGCCGCATAGTCGATGTGCGTGAACACGGCGAAGCTGTCGGAGCCCTCGACCATGCGCGGCACTTCCTCTAGATACGCCCACATAACCTCCGCTGCCGGATGCTCGGCGTAGAGGGTCACGGGCTCGGCGCGCAGGCCGCCACCCATGTCCAGGGTGTGAAGCGAGCCCAGCACAAGATCGAGCGCCGACAGGTCGATGAGATCCCCGGCAGCCTCCTCAAAAAGGTGGGGCTGACCTAGCTCAACTCCCGATCGAATCACAAGATCAGGGAACGCCCGCCGGAAGCGGTCGATGCTGTCGAGATAGCCTTCGGCATTGAGTAGTGGATGCTCAACCGCGCCATCAGCGGAGAGAAATCTGCGTTGGTGTGGCATGAGATCATCTGAGCTTGATCGCCATGTGCCAGGGAAGTCGAGGTGTTCGGTGAAAGTAACCGCAGGCAGCCCGATACGGACCGCGTGTTCACAGGTCGCGCGCATTCGCCCTCGGGCAGCTGATTCGGGGCCACCCGTGTCCCACGACCACTCGCTATGAACGTGACTATCCGCAGGGAAGTTCATCTCGAAAGTCTAGGACGGCGCACAATTCGCCGTTTCTACTGTTCAGAGGGCGTATTCTGCAGCGGCTTACTCGCATCTAACGAGACCATGTCAGCTTCTGATGGGTAATCCCGTTACCCGCTTCTTCGCTCTTGAGCGCCGCCGAGAGCACCATCCTGACTTCCACGATTCCATCGGACGCGGGGTCGACGAACTCGACGCCATCCGCCCGGAATCCATGGCGTTCGTAGAACGCGCGAGCACGATCGTTGCCGCTGAGGATCCAGAGCTGCACTGGATGATCTTCCAGGGCGGCGTCCAGGAGGCTGCTCCGATGCCTCTGTCGTGCTCGTGCGCGAGGAGGTAGATCGATCACAGATTCAGGTCGCGTGCTGGTGTGAGACCCTTCGTGGCATCGGGGTCGGATGGGGCCGCGAAAGCGAGACCGTCGACCTGCCGGGCGACCGCGGCTCGATCACGTTCGAGGACGAGACTCCCGAGGGCGCCGGGGAGCGGATCTCGGCTGAGAATTGTTTCCCACATGCGTCGCCTTGCCTCCAGCGTATCGGCGCCCATGAAGCGGTCAGGGATCACTCCGGAGTACGTCTCGCGCCATCACTGGATATGGACATCGGCAATCCCGTAGGCGTCGGTGAGGCTGTGATCTGCCAGGCGTTGACTCGCCCCGGCTTCGTCGAGCGCGCGCATGCGTGCGAGGTGCACGCATTTCGCGAGTTGCTGGATCAACAGCGCGTCGGCGGGGGAGAGGGGAGTGACTTTGTCGGTGACCCAAACCTCGAATCGTTCGACGTCGAGGGTTACCTTGTCGAGCACGCCATGCTCCATGAACAACTAATGCAGGAATGCGACCTTCGCGCGCGATGAATGGGTGATGAACGCGTTGTGAGAGATCGCCCGTGCACCGGTCGCGAAATCGCGGAGCAACTGTTTCGTGTCCCTAATGATCGTCAGCCAGATCGTCGCGTTGCTGTGTCGACCGCATCGTCCGGCGGGTTAAGTAGCCTTGCGAGATGAGCTCAATGATCGCGACCGACCGCCGCGGCAATCACCTCGTCTCGCTTGAAACGGCGAGCCCCGAAGAACTCAATGCTGCCGCCGCGCACACTCGCTGCCCGCTTGCGCTCGTCGTGCTCGTTGACGGCGCGACAGGAGACGTGTTGTTCGGCCTGAACACCTGGCGACGCGAATATGAGCTTCCCGGTGGCATTGTTGAGCGCGGGGAGTCGTTCGTCGAAGCGGCACGACGAGAGCTCGAAGAAGAAACTGGCATCCGAATCGACACTCTCGATCTCCTCGGCTACGCACGTTTCACTCTAACGGACCCGAACCGCAGCGAACTAGGTGCGGTCTACTTCGCGAAGGTTGTCAACGAGCACGCAACGGCCAGTGACGAGATGCTGCAGTTCGTCTGGCGGCGGCCGCTGAGCGAGTCGAATTTTACGATCTCCATACTTGACGACGCGATCGCAGAGTGGGCGGCTCGCTCTGGTGAAGCCACCTCATAGCAACGCCCTTAAGCCTCTGGCGATTCATCGTCCCGGCGCACGTTACCGATGTTCATATATGGGCGCTCAACGGTGATGACGCCGGAAGCGGCCGTTATCGGAGGGCACGCGCAAATCAGGGCGGGAGAGCGCATCAAGTCATAGCATGCCAACCTCTACTGGTGACCCGGCGTAATCGTGACCGGCGTATTCGCTGTCGAGAACGCCCGTCCGACACTCCGCCGAATACGTACCACACGCGTTTCGGTGCGGTTAGGTTTCGGCGGAGGGTTTCGGCGGGTCACGCTTCGGCGTGTCGCGCGCTTGATGGCCCTCGTCGGCCTGGTCGCCAGAAACGATCGTTTGCGGCGCGGCGAGTGAAGGCACACCAGATCGAATGCCAGAAATGTGCGCCGTAAACGGGTTTCGGTAGGCGTATTCGGTGGGGGTGGGCCGGATGTACTTACACCCACGCCCCAGAGATGTGGCCTGGGGTGAAGCCGTTCCGATAGGTCATCAATCACTGTATAGTTCAGTGTGTGCTGACTATTGCCTCACGCCTCGATGTCATGAACCGGCTCGGCCGGGCCATGGCCGATCCCACGCGTTCCCGAATCCTAATGTCTCTGCTCGGTGGACCGAGCTACCCGGCTGTGCTCTCTCGTGAGCTGGAGCTGACACGGTCGAACGTGTCGAATCATCTCACCTGCCTGCGAGACTGCGGGATCGTCGTTGCCGAGCCGGAGGGTCGCCAGACTCGTTACGAGATCGCCGACCCGCATCTTGCGGCTGCGCTCGTCGCGCTCGTGGACGTGACTCTGGCGGTCGATGAGCATGCGCCGTGCGTGGACTCTGCGTGCACGGTGGCTGGCTGCTGTGGGGCGGGGGCTGACGCGTGAGCGCGGCGTGCGGCTGCGAGCACGAGCCTGCCGCGACGGTGGGCGAAGAGATCGAAGAGGCCGAGCGGCCCTGGTGGAGAGACCGCGGGGTCATGGTGCCGGTGTTCTCCGGCGTTGCGTTCCTGGCCGGTCTGATCTTCGAGTGGTCCGGGCTCGAGATCCCGGCACTGGTGCTGTTCTGGGTCGGACTGCTTCTGGGCGCGTCGACGTTCACGCCCGGCGCGCTCCGGAAACTGTTCAAGGGCAAGCTCGGCATCGGGCTGCTGATGACGATCAGCGCGATCGGTGCCGTCATCCTCGGGTACGTGGAGGAGGCTGCAGCTCTGGCGTTCTTGTACTCGATCGCGGAGGCGCTTGAGGACAAGGCGATGGACCGCGCCCGCGGCGGACTGAGGGCACTGCTGAAGCTCGTGCCGGAGACAGCGACAGTGCTGCAGGGCGGCGTCTCCGCGCAGGTGCCGGCGAGCGAGTTGACGGTCGGCCAGGTCATGGTGGTCCGCCCGGGTGAGCGGATCGCGACTGACGGGGTCGTGCGCTCTGGCCGCTCCAGCCTGGACACTTCCGCGATCACCGGGGAGTCGATCCCGGTCGAGGTCGAGCCCGGCGACGCGGTGTCGGCCGGTGCGATCAACAGCGCCGGCGCCCTGGAGGTCGAGGCGACCGCTGCGGGCACCGACAACTCGCTCACGACGATCGTGGAGCTGGTCGAGAAAGCGCAGACCGAGAAGGGCGAGCGTGCTCGTCTGGCGGACAGGATCGCCCGCCCACTGGTGCCCGGCGTTCTGATCCTCGCTGCGCTCGTCGCGATCATCGGGTCGCTGCTGGGCGACCCGGAGGTGTGGATCACTCGCGCGCTCGTCGTGCTGGTCGCCGCTTCTCCGTGTGCGCTGGCGATCTCGGTGCCGCTGACGGTCGTCGCGGCGATCGGTGCGGCGAGCAAGTTCGGTGTGATCATCAAGTCCGGCGCCGTTTTCGAGCGATTCGGCACGGTCCGATACGTTGCCGTCGACAAGACCGGCACCCTCACCCGCAACGAGCCCGCCGTGACCGCCGTGCTCACTGCGAACGGGGTGACCGAGGCTCAGGCTCTGGCCTGGGCGGCCGCGTTGGAGCAGCACAGCACGCATCCTCTCGCCTCAGCGATCACTGCCGCGGCGCCGGGGACTCCCGCAGCTGCAGATGTGACCGAGCAGGCCGGGCACGGCATTGTCGGCACCGTCGACGGATCGAGAATCACCGTCGGTAGTCCCCGCTGGCTGGACGCCGGCGACCTCGCGGAGCGGGTCGCGGAGTTGGAAGAGCAGGGCATGACCGTCGTCATCGTGCACCGCAACGGAACCCCCGTCGCCGCGATCGGCGTCCGTGACGAACTGCGCCCGGAAGTCCCCGAGGTCGTCCGGACACTCACCGGCCAGGGCGTCGGGGTGACGATGCTCACCGGCGACAACGCCCGGACCGCTCGCGCGCTGGCGGCGCAGGCCGGGATCAGCGACGTGCGAGCAGAGCTGCGCCCTGAAGACAAAGCGACCGCGATCGGGGAACTGTCGAAGGCGGGACCGGTCGCGATGATCGGCGACGGCATCAACGACGCCCCGGCCCTCGCGTCCGCGGACATCGGCATCGCGATGGGAGCGACCGGATCCGACGCAGCGATCGAGTCCGCCGACGTGGCCTTCACCGGGCATGATCTCCGCCTGATCCCGCGAGCGTTCGATCACGCCCGGCGCGGTCGACAGATCATCAACCAGAACATCATCCTGTCGCTGCTGATCATCACCGCACTGCTCCCGCTCGCGCTCTTCGGGGTCCTGGGGCTAGCCGCTGTCGTCCTGGTCCATGAGGTCGCGGAGGTCATCGTGATCCTCAACGGCCTGCGTGCCGCACGCACCCGCACGCCACGACTGGAAAGCTGATGCTCGCCACCATCGGTTCAGCGATCGGCCTGTTCTCGGCAACCAACATCGACGACATTGTCGTGCTCACCGTGCTGTTCCTCGCTTCCAGTCGAGGGAAGCCCCGGCCGTGGCAGATCGTCGCGGGCCAGTATCTCGGGTTCATCACCCTCGTCGTGATCAGCGTGATCGCCGCTCTCGGTCTCACCATCGTTCCGGACGAATGGGTCGGTTTCCTGGGTCTGATCCCGCTCGGCATCGGGATCTGGACGCTCATTCGCGGCCTGCGCCGTAACGGCGATGACGATGATGACGACTCCAAGATCACTGCGGTCGGACTATGGGGCGTCGCAGGGATCACGATCGCCAACGGGGCCGACAACATCTCCCTCTACACGCCGATCTTCCGCACCAGTGCCCCCAGCGACGTCGCGATCATGATCGTCGTGTTCCTGATCCTCGTCGCAGTCTGGTGCGCGGCCGGCCGGCTGATCGGCACCAACAAGGCTGTTACCGAGGGGCTGGAGCGCGTCGAGCACTGGCTCGTACCGGCCGTGTTCATCGGCCTGGGCCTGTTCATCCTGATCGAATCTGGGGTCATCGTCCGTCTGATCGAGGTGCTCGCATGACCTCCTCCCAGGCAGAGGCTCATCCGCCCGCTGCGCGCAAACTATCGTCGACCCGGCGGCGGCAGCTCACTGGTGGAGCGCTCTTGATCGCCGTGGTCGTCGTGCTGATCGATCAGGGAACCAAGGTGTGGGCCGAAGCGACCCTCACCGAGCGCGAGCGCATCCCGCTGATCGGTGACATGCTGGGTTTGCAGCTCGCCTATAACCCCGGAGCGGCATTCTCCTTCGGGGAAGGCTTCACCTGGGTGTTCGCGCTGCTCGCTGTCGCCGCCACGGTCACAGCGATCGTGTTCGCGTTCCGAGTGCAACGCGTGGGATGGGCGATCGTCATCGGCGCGCTCGGCGGCGCTGCCGCCTCACACGCAGGCGACCGCCTTTTCCGCGACCCCGGATTCGCCCGGGGCCACGTCGTAGACTTCCTCGCCTACGGAAACTGGTTCATCGGCAACATCGCCGACATCGTAATCTTCGCCGCAGCGATCACCGGAGCAGTTTTCATGATCCGCACCGGGGATGAGAGCACCGAGTGAGATCCGTTCTGCTGTGGTGGGGGTTGGCATCCCGGCCAGCCCAGCAGGGGTGCTGTAAATACGGCAGGCGAGGTCATTGCTTCGCCCCGACCCCGGAAAGAGATCGTTGCCATCCAGGGTGATCGTGGGGGAGCCCGCGAACGAGGCTGCGCCCGCGTCCTCCTCCGTCCGGATGAGTCGGTAGTGAACCTCCGATTCGTCGTGGCCTGTTTCTCGTAGCGCCTCAGAAGCACGACGGCCAGCCTCAACCCAGCTGGGGCAACCGGCGATATAAAGCAGCTCAATGTCCACGACTCAATCATCCTCGACTTCGCTGTTGATGTCGTGCCCGGGCTACCACCGAAAACGATCGTTTTCGGCAGGCTCTCGGAGCACAAGCCATGATCGACCGATTATCGCTAGCAATCGTCATCCGTCGTCCGAGCACTGGCGGTCGGCGACCCGTTCGAAGTCTGGAACGGGTCGGTCTTGCGCGTCCTCGGCCGTCAGCGCGAGTCCGTTGCTTTCGATGTCGGCGATGAGCCAGTCCATTTCGAGGATCTCCCGGCGCTGCGCTTCACTGATTTCAACCGCAAGTTCGCAGACGCGGACATCCTGCAGCTGTGCTCGCTCGGATCGGGTGATCGCGAGCGAGTGATGCGGAATCATTGCGCGCATGTACGCGGTGTCGTCGACGGTGATCTGGCTGCGGTCGAGGGCGATGCCTCCTCCGAGGAGGAGAACGCTGACGATGATGACCGCAATGTTCGCTTTCCTGTGCTTGTACATGTTGAGCATCCAGGCCAGCATGACCAGCCCCATGGCGCCGCCCATAGTGAGCGCCATGAAGACGCGGCTTTCGCTGAAGCGTATGTGCCCCCATTCCCACACTCCAGCGAACATCGTCCAATACATCACGACCATGCCGGTGAGAATCATCGCCGCGAATCGCAAGTACATCGTCAGCGATCCGTGCTTTTTCGCCCCTGCTTGTCGTTCATTTGTTTCGTGCGCGTCCTTCGACATATTCCTCACCTGTCGTCTCGGTTCGTTGCGCGGTAGCGCGATTGATGACGACGTGTGGGTAAGAGCGCTCGCTAGTCTGCTTCGGCCTGGTCAACGGTCATCACTGGATTGATGCGGGTAGCGAAGAACTGCACGACGCCGTCGAGGTGGCTATTCAGAGGGTTGCGAGGAGCGCGGCGCAGGCACCTTCGCATCGCCGGCAGGCCGCAGCACACACCGTGCAGTGTTCGTGCATCGTGTGCTTCTCGCACTCGTCGGCGCAGCTCGCGCATGCCGTGCGGCACGCTTCGAGGGTTGCGCGGGTGAGGTTGGCGTCGTACCCGGTGTGCCTGGACAGGATGCGTCCGGTGGTTTCGCAGAGGTCGGCGCAGTCCAGGTTCGTGCGGATGCACTTCGTCAGCT
This genomic interval carries:
- a CDS encoding helix-turn-helix transcriptional regulator translates to MPNELGDFLRARRAAVPPQPSTNGAAGRRRITGLRREEVAASAGISVDYYTRLEQGRERHPSDAVINALAGVLDLTDDGKSHLFRLRGTPANSSRDARASSSALAERMSALVQAVAPNPAYVLDRFSNMIAANHEGLALYDGFADLAPEQRNTCRYLMTDPRASQIFVEWEELARGAVAHLRAANADDLHDPQLQTLVADLSAQSPLFTEWWAEHIVQQRRASIKHIRTATGEVIARRYEVLHIPDEELRMTLWLPQA
- a CDS encoding class I SAM-dependent methyltransferase, producing the protein MTSYTHGHHESVLRSHRSRTAQNSAAYLLRLLKPADRLLDVGAGPGTITADLAELVLEVTATEIGEEELTLTRATAAERGSTNIDFRTADTHALPFDDDTFDVTHAHQVLQHVADPVRAMREMARVTKPGGIVAVRDSDHAGFCWWPQLPALDKWLSLYRTAARANGGEPDAGRRLLSWAHAAGLNDATATSSTWCYANPTERAWWGSMWADRILNSAIARQLIDSGFAAQAELQEISDAWKEWAADEDGWISILHGEIVCRVPPTAG
- a CDS encoding PHP domain-containing protein; this translates as MNFPADSHVHSEWSWDTGGPESAARGRMRATCEHAVRIGLPAVTFTEHLDFPGTWRSSSDDLMPHQRRFLSADGAVEHPLLNAEGYLDSIDRFRRAFPDLVIRSGVELGQPHLFEEAAGDLIDLSALDLVLGSLHTLDMGGGLRAEPVTLYAEHPAAEVMWAYLEEVPRMVEGSDSFAVFTHIDYAARTWPTWDLGPFDPRAFEEGFRRAMRSIAERGRALEMNTGRLWSWVPQWWAEEGGRAVTFGSDAHTPDAVARNFPEAVAMLEHYGFRAGANTWDYWVR
- a CDS encoding NUDIX domain-containing protein → MIATDRRGNHLVSLETASPEELNAAAAHTRCPLALVVLVDGATGDVLFGLNTWRREYELPGGIVERGESFVEAARRELEEETGIRIDTLDLLGYARFTLTDPNRSELGAVYFAKVVNEHATASDEMLQFVWRRPLSESNFTISILDDAIAEWAARSGEATS
- the cmtR gene encoding Cd(II)/Pb(II)-sensing metalloregulatory transcriptional regulator CmtR — translated: MLTIASRLDVMNRLGRAMADPTRSRILMSLLGGPSYPAVLSRELELTRSNVSNHLTCLRDCGIVVAEPEGRQTRYEIADPHLAAALVALVDVTLAVDEHAPCVDSACTVAGCCGAGADA
- a CDS encoding heavy metal translocating P-type ATPase; this encodes MSAACGCEHEPAATVGEEIEEAERPWWRDRGVMVPVFSGVAFLAGLIFEWSGLEIPALVLFWVGLLLGASTFTPGALRKLFKGKLGIGLLMTISAIGAVILGYVEEAAALAFLYSIAEALEDKAMDRARGGLRALLKLVPETATVLQGGVSAQVPASELTVGQVMVVRPGERIATDGVVRSGRSSLDTSAITGESIPVEVEPGDAVSAGAINSAGALEVEATAAGTDNSLTTIVELVEKAQTEKGERARLADRIARPLVPGVLILAALVAIIGSLLGDPEVWITRALVVLVAASPCALAISVPLTVVAAIGAASKFGVIIKSGAVFERFGTVRYVAVDKTGTLTRNEPAVTAVLTANGVTEAQALAWAAALEQHSTHPLASAITAAAPGTPAAADVTEQAGHGIVGTVDGSRITVGSPRWLDAGDLAERVAELEEQGMTVVIVHRNGTPVAAIGVRDELRPEVPEVVRTLTGQGVGVTMLTGDNARTARALAAQAGISDVRAELRPEDKATAIGELSKAGPVAMIGDGINDAPALASADIGIAMGATGSDAAIESADVAFTGHDLRLIPRAFDHARRGRQIINQNIILSLLIITALLPLALFGVLGLAAVVLVHEVAEVIVILNGLRAARTRTPRLES
- a CDS encoding cadmium resistance transporter; translated protein: MLATIGSAIGLFSATNIDDIVVLTVLFLASSRGKPRPWQIVAGQYLGFITLVVISVIAALGLTIVPDEWVGFLGLIPLGIGIWTLIRGLRRNGDDDDDDSKITAVGLWGVAGITIANGADNISLYTPIFRTSAPSDVAIMIVVFLILVAVWCAAGRLIGTNKAVTEGLERVEHWLVPAVFIGLGLFILIESGVIVRLIEVLA
- a CDS encoding signal peptidase II, which codes for MTSSQAEAHPPAARKLSSTRRRQLTGGALLIAVVVVLIDQGTKVWAEATLTERERIPLIGDMLGLQLAYNPGAAFSFGEGFTWVFALLAVAATVTAIVFAFRVQRVGWAIVIGALGGAAASHAGDRLFRDPGFARGHVVDFLAYGNWFIGNIADIVIFAAAITGAVFMIRTGDESTE
- a CDS encoding DUF305 domain-containing protein; amino-acid sequence: MSKDAHETNERQAGAKKHGSLTMYLRFAAMILTGMVVMYWTMFAGVWEWGHIRFSESRVFMALTMGGAMGLVMLAWMLNMYKHRKANIAVIIVSVLLLGGGIALDRSQITVDDTAYMRAMIPHHSLAITRSERAQLQDVRVCELAVEISEAQRREILEMDWLIADIESNGLALTAEDAQDRPVPDFERVADRQCSDDG
- a CDS encoding four-helix bundle copper-binding protein, producing MTVAAEMLRTYPKNLGPADRKALVECIEACVECAQSCTACADACLSEEMVAELTKCIRTNLDCADLCETTGRILSRHTGYDANLTRATLEACRTACASCADECEKHTMHEHCTVCAAACRRCEGACAALLATL